Proteins from one Podospora pseudocomata strain CBS 415.72m chromosome 4, whole genome shotgun sequence genomic window:
- a CDS encoding hypothetical protein (COG:S; EggNog:ENOG503P4JV) codes for MNHFQCAALSLVRSTTRWRCSMPLHHIWLAPSRCKPLGQPTHTIMVHLSSKSRDIKQVEHHFRQKFGLSSSQGINTLPSPAAAPSGPHHPNHSSTNTSLILMPDTATATTTTATTTNMALSSSPNSRSSTPESNLSHSTIPPFIPGQCLFCLHLSSSFVDGIEHMQKSHGLFIPHRQLFSTENLEALFEYLHLIIFEYHECIKCGTTRSSVQAMQQHMTGKPGHCTFDISDPESEFAELYRGILEGRETDGQKGDQESTSNPWNQARAVQVDEDSLRLPSGRIISKKSSVILPSPSATNASRLRHNRTRVSAAAAKIGYAMGEESSDNEEEPVQPSNSETTPGAQVVLSKREKKRARDMEAYQLTRMSANDRTSLMHLPVSQQRALLATQQRHQEKMQTEERRQRAKIDRKGNKNLYAYWNTETPVYLCG; via the coding sequence ATGAATCATTTCCAATGTGCAGCCCTTTCATTGGTCAGAAGCACAACTCGGTGGCGATGCAGTATGCCGCTTCACCACATTTGGTTAGCGCCATCCCGGTGTAAGCCGCTTGGACAACCGACTCACACGATCATGGTCCATCTCTCAAGCAAGTCTAGGGATATAAAACAAGTAGAGCATCACTTCAGGCAGAAATTCGGACTATCATCTTCACAAGGCATCAACACTttgccatcaccagcagctgCACCCAGCGGACCACACCACCCTAATCActccagcaccaacacctccctgATACTCATGCCAGACACTGCAActgccacaaccaccacagcgaCTACCACCAACATGGCTCTATCAAGCTCACCGAACAGTCGGTCATCAACCCCTGAGAGTAATCTCTCCCATTCCACCATACCACCATTTATTCCGGGCCAATGTCTCTTTTGTCTCCATCTATCATCATCCTTCGTCGACGGCATAGAGCACATGCAAAAGTCCCACGGGCTATTCATCCCACATCGACAACTATTTTCTACCGAAAACCTCGAGGCTCTCTTTGAATacctccatctcatcatcttcgaatACCACGAATGCATCAAATGCGGGACAACAAGATCCTCAGTGCAAGCGATGCAGCAGCACATGACCGGCAAGCCAGGGCACTGCACATTTGACATCTCGGACCCAGAATCCGAGTTTGCCGAACTCTATCGCGGGATATTGGAGGGACGAGAAACAGACGGCCAGAAAGGTGACCAAGAGAGCACTTCCAATCCTTGGAATCAGGCTCGGGCAGTTCAAGTTGATGAAGATTCACTTCGGTTACCCTCGGGGAGGATAATATCAAAGAAATCATCCGTGATACTACCATCACCTTCAGCGACGAATGCCTCTCGGTTGCGACACAACCGGACTCGGGTATCAGCTGCTGCCGCGAAGATAGGATACGCCATGGGAGAAGAGTCTAGCGATaacgaggaggagccggtCCAGCCAAGCAACTCGGAGACAACACCAGGCGCGCAAGTGGTTTTATcaaagagggaaaagaagcgGGCAAGGGACATGGAGGCATATCAATTGACACGGATGAGCGCGAATGATCGGACAAGCTTGATGCACCTGCCTGTGTCTCAGCAACGGGCCTTACTGGCAACCCAGCAGAGACACCAGGAAAAGATGCAGACTGAGGAAAGAAGACAGCGGGCAAAGATTGATCGGAAGGGCAACAAGAATTTGTATGCGTACTGGAATACCGAGACGCCGGTTTATCTGTGTGGATAG
- a CDS encoding hypothetical protein (COG:O; EggNog:ENOG503P2W2), producing the protein MLPPLPSLPQATLAFSFLASTIGTYFACRQPNPNPNPPTRSKSDSLTTCHITDKHATKIMLSPLGILTLLSARLAYLYPALPPNQCRHLNPDLVTWSPSTAIPLALILCVGVPLRLASYASLGKNFTFALAEPDRLKTTGLYRYVQHPSYTGVVVLIFCNIALMARVDGVVSCWASERWYKWLRDLGWSLAPVGVSVVLGAVWTRVRQEEEMLRTKFGGEWEGWHSRTARCIKLVRSFALIRVN; encoded by the exons ATGctccccccactcccctctctcccccaAGCAACCctcgccttttccttcttaGCCTCAACAATAGGCACATACTTCGCCTGCCgacaacccaaccccaaccccaaccccccaacccgctCCAAATCCGACTCCCTCACAACCTGCCACATAACAGACAAACACGCCACCAAAATCATGctctcccccctcggcatcctaaccctcctctccgcccgCCTCGCCTACCTCTACCCTgccctcccaccaaaccaaTGCCGTCACCTTAACCCAGACCTGGTAACTTGGTCCCCCTCAACCGCCATCCCGTTAGCGCTCATCCTCTGCGTTGGAGTCCCCCTCCGCTTAGCATCATACGCCTCCCTAGGCAAAAACTTCACCTTTGCGCTTGCAGAGCCGGATAGGCTCAAAACAACAGGGCTGTACCGATATGTTCAGCACCCCAGTTACACCGGCGTGGTGGTTTTGATTTTTTGCAATATCGCGCTCATGGCGAGGGTGGACGGGGTGGTGAGCTGCTGGGCGTCGGAGAGGTGGTACAAGTGGTTGAGGGATTTGGGGTGGTCGTTGGcgccggtgggggtgtcGGTTGTGCTCGGGGCGGTTTGGACTAGGGTtaggcaggaggaggagatgttgagaacaaagtttgggggggagtgggaggggtggcattcgaggacggcgag GTGCATCAAGCTTGTCCGATCATTCGCGCTCATCCGTGTCAATTGA